TAGATTTCAGCGCTTGGCAAAAATTATAATCTGATTGAGAAGAGCTGTGGGAAAAAAAGACGATCGGAACTACGTGCAAATCAGGGGTCATGTGCGAAAAGATGTAGCACGCCGCTTTAAGCAGTTTTGTTTAGATCGGGAAGTAGACTATAGTGAAGGACTAGAAACAATTCTTAGTGCCTTTTTTACGACGGATACGCAAGTAACTAGCAGCGATCTCGATCGCCAAAACAATTCAACTCACTTTCACTGTTACGAACAGCATTGATAATTATCATTTATCATTTGTGAAAGACCAATCTTGTTATTGGTCATTTGCCATGTGAGATAAACTAATGACAGTCTTATGAGCATTTTATGACTCTGTTGAGGGTTGGAATTACAAATTATTCTGTCTTTTGTTTCCTGTTCTTTTCAGAAAAAAGACTGCTAGCAGTTAGCACTTACTAAAAGCAAAACTTTGTAGAGCAAACATAAGAGGTGAAATGCTAAGAAGAGTAAAGATTGTTGCTATCATCTGCAATTTTGATGCACAGTAGTAACTATTACATGGTAGTGTAAAAACTACAAAACTGAAGATTACTAGACTGAAAACTATCAAGATATCACTCAAGTCAATATGCTCAAGCAAATCAAGAATGCAGCTTTAATTGCTGCGGGTACACTCTGCGCGGGTATAGGTGTCATTGGTGTTTTATTACCTTTGATTCCTGGTACTCCCTTCTTATTAGTAGCAGCAGCTTGCTTCGGCGCGATCGAACAGTAAATTGAGTCAGTTGTCAGTTGTCAGCGTAGAGACGTTACATGTAACATCTGTACGAAGTTATCAGTTATCTCTCATCCTATTTTTGTAGGGGAGGGTTGAACTAAGTTACTTATTTGCTGTGAAGCTTTCGCTCGATGCACTCTTGTAAATCCCTCATTTCGGAAGGGCGAATTTAACTAGAATACCTGCACCTAGCAATTTTTTGGTAGACTCGCCCCTACAATTCCCTATTAGCAACGGGATTGATTCAATGAGCAGAATAATTACATTTCTGGGCGATGGATCTAGAGAACGGACAACGCTAGCAATTGCTACTGCAAAATGGTTTGCCCGACAAGGTAAAAGAGTTTTATTGGCTACCTATATTAATCCCAGTACGGAGCTACTTTTAGAAACTTCTTTAAGTACGCATCCTCAAAGCGTTGAGAGTCATCTGCAAGTCGTACAGTTACAAACAACTGTACTGTTAGAACAGGCTTGGGATGAAGTCAAAAAACTT
This window of the Chroococcidiopsis thermalis PCC 7203 genome carries:
- a CDS encoding DUF454 family protein — encoded protein: MLKQIKNAALIAAGTLCAGIGVIGVLLPLIPGTPFLLVAAACFGAIEQ